A window from Citrus sinensis cultivar Valencia sweet orange chromosome 5, DVS_A1.0, whole genome shotgun sequence encodes these proteins:
- the LOC102624001 gene encoding 3-oxo-Delta(4,5)-steroid 5-beta-reductase-like isoform X1, with translation MSWWWAGAIGAAKKKFEENERPPQPQDYQHVGLLIGVTGIVGNSLAEILPRQDTPGGPWKVYGVARRPRPDWNADHPIEYIQCDVSDQDDTQAKLTKLTDVTHIFYVTWASRPTEAENCEVNGAMLRNVLRSVIPNAPNLRHVCLQTGAKHYLGPSESFGKVRPHDTPFSEDLPRLNVPNFYYTQEDILFEEVEKRKGPLPLTWSVHRPHLIFGFSPYSLMNVGGTLCVYAAICKHEGVRLLFPGSKDCWEGYSVASDADLIAEQQIWAAVDPYARNEAFNCSNGDVFKWKHLWKVLAEQFEIENYGLPQEGERVRLEEIMKGKEGVWEEIVRENQLQPTKLSEVAVWGFADMMLDGGFLWLGSMNKSKEHGFLGFRNSKNSFVNWIDKMKTYRIVP, from the exons ATGAGCTGGTGGTGGGCAGGGGCAATTGGCGCTGCCAAG aagAAATTCGAAGAAAATGAGCGACCACCGCAACCTCAAGACTACCAGCACGTGGGACTCCTGATAGGCGTAACGGGAATTGTGGGAAACAGCCTAGCTGAGATTTTGCCCCGACAGGATACTCCCGGGGGCCCGTGGAAGGTCTACGGAGTGGCCCGACGCCCCAGGCCCGACTGGAACGCCGATCACCCGATCGAATACATCCAATGCGACGTTTCCGACCAGGACGACACGCAGGCCAAGCTCACAAAACTCACCGACGTCACCCACATCTTCTACGTGACGTGGGCCAGCCGTCCCACGGAAGCCGAGAACTGCGAGGTCAACGGCGCCATGCTTCGCAACGTGCTCCGTTCCGTTATCCCGAATGCGCCAAATCTCCGCCACGTCTGCCTCCAAACAGGAGCGAAACACTACTTGGGACCGTCCGAGTCGTTCGGCAAGGTACGGCCTCACGACACGCCTTTCAGCGAAGACCTGCCAAGACTGAATGTGCCAAACTTTTATTACACTCAAGAAGACATACTGtttgaagaagttgaaaaaagaaaggggCCGTTGCCATTGACTTGGTCCGTACACCGGCCTCATTTAATATTTGGGTTTTCACCGTACAGTTTGATGAATGTTGGGGGCACTCTGTGTGTGTATGCGGCTATATGTAAGCATGAAGGGGTTCGTTTACTGTTTCCAGGGAGTAAAGATTGTTGGGAGGGCTACTCGGTTGCTTCGGACGCGGATTTGATTGCGGAGCAACAGATTTGGGCGGCGGTGGATCCGTATGCCAGAAACGAAGCTTTTAACTGCAGCAATGGGGATGTTTTTAAGTGGAAGCATTTGTGGAAAGTGTTGGCTGAGCAGTTTGAGATTGAGAATTATGGGTTACCACAGGAGGGCGAGAGAGTGAGATTGGAGGAAATTATGAAAGGTAAAGAAGGCGTGTGGGAGGAGATTGTGAGAGAGAATCAGCTGCAGCCCACAAAGTTGAGTGAGGTGGCTGTCTGGGGGTTTGCAGATATGATGTTAGATGGAGGGTTTTTGTGGTTGGGTAGTATGAATAAGAGCAAGGAGCACGGATTCTTGGGCTTCAGGAATTCTAAGAATTCTTTCGTTAATTGGATTGACAAGATGAAAACTTACAGGATTGTGCCTTAG
- the LOC102624001 gene encoding 3-oxo-Delta(4,5)-steroid 5-beta-reductase-like isoform X2: protein MSWWWAGAIGAAKKFEENERPPQPQDYQHVGLLIGVTGIVGNSLAEILPRQDTPGGPWKVYGVARRPRPDWNADHPIEYIQCDVSDQDDTQAKLTKLTDVTHIFYVTWASRPTEAENCEVNGAMLRNVLRSVIPNAPNLRHVCLQTGAKHYLGPSESFGKVRPHDTPFSEDLPRLNVPNFYYTQEDILFEEVEKRKGPLPLTWSVHRPHLIFGFSPYSLMNVGGTLCVYAAICKHEGVRLLFPGSKDCWEGYSVASDADLIAEQQIWAAVDPYARNEAFNCSNGDVFKWKHLWKVLAEQFEIENYGLPQEGERVRLEEIMKGKEGVWEEIVRENQLQPTKLSEVAVWGFADMMLDGGFLWLGSMNKSKEHGFLGFRNSKNSFVNWIDKMKTYRIVP from the exons ATGAGCTGGTGGTGGGCAGGGGCAATTGGCGCTGCCAAG AAATTCGAAGAAAATGAGCGACCACCGCAACCTCAAGACTACCAGCACGTGGGACTCCTGATAGGCGTAACGGGAATTGTGGGAAACAGCCTAGCTGAGATTTTGCCCCGACAGGATACTCCCGGGGGCCCGTGGAAGGTCTACGGAGTGGCCCGACGCCCCAGGCCCGACTGGAACGCCGATCACCCGATCGAATACATCCAATGCGACGTTTCCGACCAGGACGACACGCAGGCCAAGCTCACAAAACTCACCGACGTCACCCACATCTTCTACGTGACGTGGGCCAGCCGTCCCACGGAAGCCGAGAACTGCGAGGTCAACGGCGCCATGCTTCGCAACGTGCTCCGTTCCGTTATCCCGAATGCGCCAAATCTCCGCCACGTCTGCCTCCAAACAGGAGCGAAACACTACTTGGGACCGTCCGAGTCGTTCGGCAAGGTACGGCCTCACGACACGCCTTTCAGCGAAGACCTGCCAAGACTGAATGTGCCAAACTTTTATTACACTCAAGAAGACATACTGtttgaagaagttgaaaaaagaaaggggCCGTTGCCATTGACTTGGTCCGTACACCGGCCTCATTTAATATTTGGGTTTTCACCGTACAGTTTGATGAATGTTGGGGGCACTCTGTGTGTGTATGCGGCTATATGTAAGCATGAAGGGGTTCGTTTACTGTTTCCAGGGAGTAAAGATTGTTGGGAGGGCTACTCGGTTGCTTCGGACGCGGATTTGATTGCGGAGCAACAGATTTGGGCGGCGGTGGATCCGTATGCCAGAAACGAAGCTTTTAACTGCAGCAATGGGGATGTTTTTAAGTGGAAGCATTTGTGGAAAGTGTTGGCTGAGCAGTTTGAGATTGAGAATTATGGGTTACCACAGGAGGGCGAGAGAGTGAGATTGGAGGAAATTATGAAAGGTAAAGAAGGCGTGTGGGAGGAGATTGTGAGAGAGAATCAGCTGCAGCCCACAAAGTTGAGTGAGGTGGCTGTCTGGGGGTTTGCAGATATGATGTTAGATGGAGGGTTTTTGTGGTTGGGTAGTATGAATAAGAGCAAGGAGCACGGATTCTTGGGCTTCAGGAATTCTAAGAATTCTTTCGTTAATTGGATTGACAAGATGAAAACTTACAGGATTGTGCCTTAG